A stretch of the Osmerus mordax isolate fOsmMor3 chromosome 12, fOsmMor3.pri, whole genome shotgun sequence genome encodes the following:
- the gpx3 gene encoding glutathione peroxidase 3 isoform X2 yields MGRKEGSWILPLVLVGLLQPCFGESLKEVCDPSIHGTIYNYKANTLNGTRTVSFSEYKGKTVLFVNVASYUGLTFQYLELNALHQELKDYGFTILGFPCNQFGLQEPGKSHEILPTLKHVRPGNGFVPNFLLLERGDVNGEDEQSVYTFLKASCPPVGDSFGNPTNRLFWETLKISDIKWNFEKFLVGPDGKPVMRWYPRVNVSEVRTDIFKYFRQLLSQQNFN; encoded by the exons ATGGGGCGTAAGGAGGGCTCATGGATCCTACCGTTGGTTCTGGTGGGTTTGTTACAACCTTGTTTTGGCGAATCGTTAAAAGAG GTCTGTGACCCATCCATTCATGGAACCATCTACAACTACAAAGCAAACACATTGAACGGGACTCGTACCGTGTCCTTCAGCGAGTACAAAGGGAAGACTGTCCTCTTTGTCAACGTGGCCAGTTACTGAGGGCTAACCTTCCAGTACTTGG AGTTGAATGCACTACACCAGGAACTGAAGGATTATGGCTTCACCATCCTAGGCTTTCCCTGCAATCAGTTTGGCTTACAAGAACCAGGGAAAAGTCATGAAATTTTGCCAACTTTAAA GCATGTTAGACCGGGCAATGGATTTGTTCCAAACTTCCTGTTGTTGGAGAGAGGCGATGTGAATGGTGAAGATGAACAGAGTGTCTACACTTTCCTAAAG GCGTCCTGCCCTCCAGTAGGGGACAGCTTCGGGAACCCAACAAACCGGCTCTTCTGGGAAACCCTGAAGATAAGCGACATCAAGTGGAACTTTGAGAAGTTCCTAGTGGGCCCAGACGGGAAGCCTGTGATGAGATGGTATCCCAGGGTAAATGTGTCCGAAGTCCGGACTGACATCTTCAAATACTTCCGCCAACTCCTCTCACAGCAGAACTTCAACTAA
- the gpx3 gene encoding glutathione peroxidase 3 isoform X1 encodes MDPTVGSGGFVTTLFWRIVKRGLHRHTSTVERRRANQCVDCTCGLFIDLTCEVCDPSIHGTIYNYKANTLNGTRTVSFSEYKGKTVLFVNVASYUGLTFQYLELNALHQELKDYGFTILGFPCNQFGLQEPGKSHEILPTLKHVRPGNGFVPNFLLLERGDVNGEDEQSVYTFLKASCPPVGDSFGNPTNRLFWETLKISDIKWNFEKFLVGPDGKPVMRWYPRVNVSEVRTDIFKYFRQLLSQQNFN; translated from the exons ATGGATCCTACCGTTGGTTCTGGTGGGTTTGTTACAACCTTGTTTTGGCGAATCGTTAAAAGAG GTCTGCACAGGCACACTAGCACAGTGGAACGGCGAAGAGCAAATCAATGTGTTGACTGCACGTGTGGCCTTTTTATTGATTTAACCTGTGAG GTCTGTGACCCATCCATTCATGGAACCATCTACAACTACAAAGCAAACACATTGAACGGGACTCGTACCGTGTCCTTCAGCGAGTACAAAGGGAAGACTGTCCTCTTTGTCAACGTGGCCAGTTACTGAGGGCTAACCTTCCAGTACTTGG AGTTGAATGCACTACACCAGGAACTGAAGGATTATGGCTTCACCATCCTAGGCTTTCCCTGCAATCAGTTTGGCTTACAAGAACCAGGGAAAAGTCATGAAATTTTGCCAACTTTAAA GCATGTTAGACCGGGCAATGGATTTGTTCCAAACTTCCTGTTGTTGGAGAGAGGCGATGTGAATGGTGAAGATGAACAGAGTGTCTACACTTTCCTAAAG GCGTCCTGCCCTCCAGTAGGGGACAGCTTCGGGAACCCAACAAACCGGCTCTTCTGGGAAACCCTGAAGATAAGCGACATCAAGTGGAACTTTGAGAAGTTCCTAGTGGGCCCAGACGGGAAGCCTGTGATGAGATGGTATCCCAGGGTAAATGTGTCCGAAGTCCGGACTGACATCTTCAAATACTTCCGCCAACTCCTCTCACAGCAGAACTTCAACTAA
- the dctn4 gene encoding dynactin subunit 4 isoform X1 — protein MASLLQPDRVLYLVRGEKKIRSPLSQLYFCRYCSELRSLECVSHEVDSHYCPSCLENMPSAEAKLKKNRCANCFDCPCCMHTLSTRATNIPAPLPDDPTKTAMKKAYYLACGFCRWTSRDVGMADKSVASGGWQEPENTHSQRINKLIEYYQQLAQREKLERDRKKLARRRPFMPLAFSQHTIHVVEKYGLGTRLQRQRPGAPISSLAGLSLKEGEDQKEITIEPAQALEEVEPLPEDCYTRPINLPEVTTLRQRLLQPDFQPAGASQLHPKHKHLLIKRSLRCRKCEHNLSKPEFNPTSIKFKIQLVAVSYIPEVRIMSIPNLRYMKESQVLLTLTNPVENITHVTLVGCEEGDQDDINTSAKVCVPTKELLLAGKDAAAEYDELAEPQDFQDDPDVVAFRKSNKIGFFIKVVPQREGDGDVTVSFKIRHDFRNLAAPIRPSEEGGEAPTEAIWLTHHVELSLGPLVP, from the exons ATGGCGTCCCTTCTGCAGCCAGACAGGGTCCTTTACCTCGTTCGTGGAGAAAAAAAGATTCGATCTCCGTTGTCTCAACTTTATTTCTGCCGTTATTGCAGTGAATTGCGTTCCCTGGAATGTGTGTCTCACGAG GTCGACTCCCATTACTGTCCAAGCTGCCTGGAGAATATGCCTTCTGCAGAGGCGAAGCTGAAAAAGAACAG GTGTGCCAACTGCTTCGACTGCCCATGTTGCATGCACACTCTGTCCACTCGTGCCACCAACATCCCTGCCCCTCTGCCCGACGATCCCACCAAGACGGCTATGAAGAAGGCTTATTACCTGGCCTGTGGCTTCTGTCGCTGGACCTCCAGGGATGTGGGCATGGCTGACAAGTCTGTGG CCAGCGGTGGTTGGCAAGagccagagaacacacactctcagcgg ATCAATAAGCTGATAGAGTATTACCAGCAGTTGGCCCAACGAgagaagctggagagagacaggaagaagctGGCTCGAAGACGACCGTTCATGCCTCTGGCCTTCTCG caacacACTATTCATGTGGTG GAGAAGTACGGCCTTGGTACCCGGCTCCAGAGGCAGAGGCCTGGAGCTCCCATCTCCAGTCTGGCTGGCCTCTC cctgaaggagggtgaggaccaGAAGGAGATCACCATCGAGCCGGCCCAGGccttggaggaggtggagcctcTGCCTGAGGACTGTTACACCAGACCCATCAACCTACCTGAAG tAACCACCCTGCGCCAGCGGCTGCTCCAGCCAGACTTCCAGCCGGCGGGGGCCTCCCAGCTGCACCCCAAACACAAGCACCTCCTCATCAAGCGCTCGCTGCGCTGCAGG AAATGTGAGCACAATCTGAGCAAGCCAGAGTTTAACCCCACCTCGATCAAGTTCAAAATCCAGTTAGTGGCTGT gagtTACATCCCTGAAGTGAGGATAATGTCCATTCCGAACCTGCGCTACATGAAG gAGAGCCAGGTGCTGCTGACCCTGACCAACCCAGTAGAGAACATCACCCACGTCACTCTGGTGGGGTGTGAGGAAGGGGACCAAGATGACATCAACACCAGCGCTAAG gtgtgtgtgcccacCAAGGAGCTGCTGCTAGCAGGGAAGGATGCCGCTGCAGAGTATGATGAGCTGGCTGAGCCCCAGGACTTCCAGGATGACCCtga CGTGGTGGCCTTCAGGAAGTCCAACAAGATCGGCTTCTTCATCAAGGTGGTCCCTCAGCGGGAGGGCGACGGCGACGTCACCGTCTCCTTCAAGATCCGCCACGACTTCCGCAATCTGGCGGCTCCCATCCGGCCTAGCGAAGAGGGGGGCGAGGCCCCCACCGAAGCCATCTGGCTCACACACCATGTGGAGCTGAGTCTGGGGCCGCTGGTTCCCtga
- the dctn4 gene encoding dynactin subunit 4 isoform X2, with protein sequence MASLLQPDRVLYLVRGEKKIRSPLSQLYFCRYCSELRSLECVSHEVDSHYCPSCLENMPSAEAKLKKNRCANCFDCPCCMHTLSTRATNIPAPLPDDPTKTAMKKAYYLACGFCRWTSRDVGMADKSVASGGWQEPENTHSQRINKLIEYYQQLAQREKLERDRKKLARRRPFMPLAFSEKYGLGTRLQRQRPGAPISSLAGLSLKEGEDQKEITIEPAQALEEVEPLPEDCYTRPINLPEVTTLRQRLLQPDFQPAGASQLHPKHKHLLIKRSLRCRKCEHNLSKPEFNPTSIKFKIQLVAVSYIPEVRIMSIPNLRYMKESQVLLTLTNPVENITHVTLVGCEEGDQDDINTSAKVCVPTKELLLAGKDAAAEYDELAEPQDFQDDPDVVAFRKSNKIGFFIKVVPQREGDGDVTVSFKIRHDFRNLAAPIRPSEEGGEAPTEAIWLTHHVELSLGPLVP encoded by the exons ATGGCGTCCCTTCTGCAGCCAGACAGGGTCCTTTACCTCGTTCGTGGAGAAAAAAAGATTCGATCTCCGTTGTCTCAACTTTATTTCTGCCGTTATTGCAGTGAATTGCGTTCCCTGGAATGTGTGTCTCACGAG GTCGACTCCCATTACTGTCCAAGCTGCCTGGAGAATATGCCTTCTGCAGAGGCGAAGCTGAAAAAGAACAG GTGTGCCAACTGCTTCGACTGCCCATGTTGCATGCACACTCTGTCCACTCGTGCCACCAACATCCCTGCCCCTCTGCCCGACGATCCCACCAAGACGGCTATGAAGAAGGCTTATTACCTGGCCTGTGGCTTCTGTCGCTGGACCTCCAGGGATGTGGGCATGGCTGACAAGTCTGTGG CCAGCGGTGGTTGGCAAGagccagagaacacacactctcagcgg ATCAATAAGCTGATAGAGTATTACCAGCAGTTGGCCCAACGAgagaagctggagagagacaggaagaagctGGCTCGAAGACGACCGTTCATGCCTCTGGCCTTCTCG GAGAAGTACGGCCTTGGTACCCGGCTCCAGAGGCAGAGGCCTGGAGCTCCCATCTCCAGTCTGGCTGGCCTCTC cctgaaggagggtgaggaccaGAAGGAGATCACCATCGAGCCGGCCCAGGccttggaggaggtggagcctcTGCCTGAGGACTGTTACACCAGACCCATCAACCTACCTGAAG tAACCACCCTGCGCCAGCGGCTGCTCCAGCCAGACTTCCAGCCGGCGGGGGCCTCCCAGCTGCACCCCAAACACAAGCACCTCCTCATCAAGCGCTCGCTGCGCTGCAGG AAATGTGAGCACAATCTGAGCAAGCCAGAGTTTAACCCCACCTCGATCAAGTTCAAAATCCAGTTAGTGGCTGT gagtTACATCCCTGAAGTGAGGATAATGTCCATTCCGAACCTGCGCTACATGAAG gAGAGCCAGGTGCTGCTGACCCTGACCAACCCAGTAGAGAACATCACCCACGTCACTCTGGTGGGGTGTGAGGAAGGGGACCAAGATGACATCAACACCAGCGCTAAG gtgtgtgtgcccacCAAGGAGCTGCTGCTAGCAGGGAAGGATGCCGCTGCAGAGTATGATGAGCTGGCTGAGCCCCAGGACTTCCAGGATGACCCtga CGTGGTGGCCTTCAGGAAGTCCAACAAGATCGGCTTCTTCATCAAGGTGGTCCCTCAGCGGGAGGGCGACGGCGACGTCACCGTCTCCTTCAAGATCCGCCACGACTTCCGCAATCTGGCGGCTCCCATCCGGCCTAGCGAAGAGGGGGGCGAGGCCCCCACCGAAGCCATCTGGCTCACACACCATGTGGAGCTGAGTCTGGGGCCGCTGGTTCCCtga